The following proteins come from a genomic window of Chryseobacterium glaciei:
- a CDS encoding ABC transporter permease, with translation MNNIFLITKREFLTQVKKKSFIILTLLAPVMIIAFGAVIGLMFKANESHSIIEVVDKSGLFKNQLKSNDKLNYVFVSAADEKSKINNLKGNESLDGILILPELSGQNYDDLEKNSRLVINSKIGFDTKQRIISDITNVIKKEKIKQLGIAETQLDNLDKGFTLKTINVSENNKEDSDLSFGVKTGLSLVLMYVTFMFILIYGVRVMRSVLEEKNNRVVEIIISSVKPFELMMGKILGVTMVALTQFIIWITMSVIGALVLNTGFNSIQKNVPGGNEEMMSKLDIAQIATQVSHSLLELNFPLIIGVFIIYFLLGYIFYSSIYAAIGSAVDNETETQQFTLFAILPLTLGMYGSFSLMNNPDGPLGFWLSIIPFTSPVAMIARIPFGVPIWQLALSIVLLLGTTVFMIFLAGKIYRVGILMYGNKATLKELWKWVRG, from the coding sequence ATGAATAATATTTTTTTAATTACAAAAAGGGAATTTCTTACGCAGGTTAAGAAAAAATCCTTCATTATATTAACTTTATTGGCTCCCGTTATGATTATTGCTTTTGGAGCAGTTATCGGATTAATGTTTAAGGCTAATGAATCGCACAGCATTATTGAAGTTGTTGATAAAAGCGGATTATTTAAAAATCAGTTAAAATCAAACGATAAACTTAATTATGTTTTTGTTTCTGCGGCTGATGAAAAGTCGAAGATCAATAACTTAAAGGGGAATGAATCTTTGGACGGGATTTTAATCTTACCTGAATTGAGCGGTCAAAATTATGATGATCTGGAAAAAAATTCAAGGTTGGTTATTAATTCTAAGATTGGTTTTGATACAAAACAAAGAATCATTTCTGATATCACGAATGTCATCAAAAAAGAAAAGATCAAACAATTAGGAATTGCTGAAACTCAACTTGATAATCTTGATAAAGGTTTTACTTTAAAAACAATTAACGTTTCAGAAAATAATAAAGAAGATTCTGACCTTAGTTTCGGGGTGAAAACGGGATTGAGTCTGGTTTTAATGTACGTTACTTTCATGTTTATTCTTATTTATGGTGTGAGAGTAATGAGAAGTGTTTTGGAGGAGAAAAACAACCGCGTTGTAGAAATTATTATCTCTTCCGTGAAACCTTTTGAGCTGATGATGGGTAAAATTTTGGGTGTAACGATGGTTGCTTTGACTCAGTTTATTATCTGGATTACGATGTCGGTTATTGGTGCGTTGGTTTTAAATACAGGTTTTAATTCAATACAAAAAAATGTTCCCGGTGGAAATGAAGAAATGATGAGTAAATTGGATATTGCTCAGATTGCAACTCAGGTTTCTCACAGTTTATTAGAGCTTAATTTCCCTTTGATTATTGGAGTATTTATCATTTATTTCCTTTTGGGATATATCTTTTACAGCTCGATTTATGCTGCGATTGGTTCTGCCGTTGACAATGAAACTGAAACTCAGCAATTCACCTTATTTGCAATTTTACCATTAACGTTGGGTATGTACGGAAGTTTTTCATTGATGAATAATCCTGATGGTCCATTAGGTTTTTGGTTATCCATAATTCCTTTCACATCACCTGTCGCAATGATTGCACGAATTCCTTTTGGAGTTCCTATTTGGCAGTTAGCCTTGTCGATTGTATTATTGTTGGGAACAACGGTTTTCATGATATTCCTTGCAGGAAAAATCTACAGAGTAGGAATTTTGATGTATGGAAATAAGGCTACTTTGAAAGAGCTTTGGAAATGGGTCAGAGGATAA
- a CDS encoding ABC transporter ATP-binding protein: MLKAEHITKTYNAGKKIALDDFSIHVPTGSIYGLLGPNGAGKTSFIRIINQITQADSGDVFINGEKLNQNHIRDIGYMPEERGLYKNMTVGDQILYFGELKGMTKNDALNEAKKWFEKLNIDQWWKKKLSELSKGMAQKIQFVVTVLHRPHLLILDEPFSGFDPVNANLIKDQIIELKNNGTTIILSTHRMESVEEMCDYVALINNSKKIIDGRVFDVREKFKKNIFEITLSEVNDTQFDTFKNKYEIFNYTNENNLVSFDLKNENDQNNIILDLVNVGKVRSFDEKIPSMNEVFINAVSNNS, from the coding sequence ATGCTAAAAGCTGAACATATTACGAAGACCTACAATGCAGGTAAGAAGATCGCATTGGATGACTTCAGTATACATGTCCCAACAGGGAGTATTTATGGTCTTTTAGGCCCAAACGGAGCCGGAAAAACTTCCTTCATCCGTATTATCAATCAAATTACTCAGGCTGATTCCGGAGATGTCTTTATTAACGGAGAAAAGCTTAATCAAAATCACATCAGAGATATCGGTTACATGCCTGAAGAAAGAGGTTTGTATAAAAATATGACCGTTGGCGATCAGATCCTTTATTTTGGAGAATTAAAAGGTATGACCAAAAATGATGCTTTAAATGAAGCAAAAAAATGGTTTGAAAAACTGAATATTGATCAATGGTGGAAAAAAAAGCTTTCTGAACTTTCAAAAGGAATGGCTCAGAAAATTCAGTTTGTGGTAACTGTACTTCACAGACCGCATCTTTTGATTCTGGATGAGCCTTTCTCTGGTTTTGATCCTGTAAACGCCAATTTGATCAAAGACCAAATCATTGAGCTTAAAAATAACGGAACAACCATTATTCTTTCTACTCACAGAATGGAAAGTGTGGAGGAAATGTGTGATTATGTAGCATTGATCAATAATTCTAAAAAAATTATTGACGGAAGAGTTTTCGACGTAAGAGAAAAATTCAAGAAAAATATTTTTGAAATTACTCTTTCTGAGGTAAATGATACTCAATTTGATACTTTCAAAAATAAATACGAAATTTTTAATTATACCAATGAAAACAATCTGGTTTCTTTCGATTTAAAAAATGAAAATGATCAGAACAACATTATTTTAGATCTTGTAAATGTAGGAAAAGTGAGATCATTTGATGAAAAAATTCCAAGTATGAATGAGGTATTTATTAATGCCGTAAGCAACAACTCTTAA
- a CDS encoding T9SS type A sorting domain-containing protein, whose translation MKKLLLLFLFIGTFVGFSNNFKAQLREPGSISQKADDGVLVAYPNPAKDFLIIKAKDSSLRVKSVTFYSILGTQVANYTVNMNSGEINIEKLKPGKYLIRYILSDNTQKVTQIVKQ comes from the coding sequence ATGAAAAAACTTTTACTTTTATTTCTATTTATAGGCACTTTTGTTGGATTTTCCAACAATTTTAAAGCTCAACTGAGAGAACCTGGTTCCATCTCGCAAAAAGCAGATGATGGTGTGCTTGTTGCCTATCCGAATCCTGCAAAGGATTTCCTTATCATTAAGGCAAAGGACTCTTCTTTAAGAGTCAAGAGCGTGACTTTTTATTCAATTTTGGGTACACAAGTTGCTAATTACACAGTAAATATGAATTCGGGAGAGATCAATATTGAAAAATTGAAACCCGGAAAATATTTGATTCGTTACATTTTAAGCGATAATACCCAAAAGGTTACTCAAATCGTAAAACAATAA
- the hemB gene encoding porphobilinogen synthase: MIHSRNRRLRVNESMRSLVRESILTTDDFVMPIFVMEGENKEEAIPSMPGIFRRSIDLTVKECKELFSLGVKAVNLYMKVSDHLKDNTGKEAWNKDGLMQSTIKAIKDAVPAMIVMPDVALDPYSIYGHDGIIENGKIVNDATNNALARMSVSHAEAGADIVAPSDMMDGRVLTIREALEDSGFTDVGILSYSAKYASSFYGPFRSALDSAPTDDVEIPKDKKTYQMDFHNSREALNEVFKDIEEGADIIMIKPGLPYLDIVAKVREAIDLPIAVYNVSGEYAMVKAAAQNGWLDNDKTIIESLTCFKRAGADMIFTYFAKEAAILLNK; the protein is encoded by the coding sequence ATGATACATTCAAGAAATAGAAGACTTAGAGTTAATGAATCTATGAGAAGCTTGGTAAGAGAAAGTATCCTTACAACTGATGATTTTGTAATGCCGATCTTCGTAATGGAGGGCGAAAACAAGGAAGAGGCGATCCCGTCGATGCCGGGTATTTTCAGGCGAAGTATAGATTTAACAGTAAAGGAATGTAAGGAATTATTTTCTTTAGGAGTAAAAGCTGTCAATCTGTACATGAAAGTGTCTGATCATTTAAAAGACAACACCGGAAAAGAAGCATGGAACAAAGACGGTTTGATGCAAAGCACGATTAAAGCGATCAAAGATGCTGTTCCTGCAATGATCGTGATGCCTGATGTAGCTTTAGACCCATATTCAATTTACGGTCACGACGGAATTATAGAAAACGGAAAGATTGTAAATGATGCTACCAACAATGCATTGGCAAGAATGTCTGTGTCACATGCTGAAGCTGGAGCTGACATTGTGGCACCAAGTGACATGATGGACGGAAGAGTATTGACCATTCGTGAAGCTTTAGAAGATAGCGGATTTACAGACGTCGGAATTTTAAGTTATTCTGCAAAATATGCGAGTTCTTTTTACGGACCGTTCAGAAGTGCTTTAGATAGTGCTCCGACAGATGATGTAGAAATTCCAAAGGATAAAAAAACATATCAGATGGATTTTCATAATTCAAGAGAGGCTTTAAATGAAGTTTTTAAAGATATTGAAGAAGGAGCAGATATTATTATGATCAAACCGGGACTTCCATATCTTGATATTGTTGCTAAAGTTCGTGAAGCAATCGATCTTCCAATCGCAGTTTACAACGTAAGTGGTGAATATGCAATGGTAAAAGCAGCGGCTCAAAATGGTTGGTTAGATAATGACAAAACAATTATTGAAAGCTTAACTTGCTTCAAAAGGGCAGGAGCAGATATGATTTTTACTTATTTTGCTAAAGAAGCAGCGATTCTTTTAAATAAATAA